A genomic region of Runella rosea contains the following coding sequences:
- a CDS encoding aldehyde dehydrogenase family protein, which translates to MAVAESTLTRDLQRVFDAQRKNAVNVALTNADERAEKLKVLLDYLMAHLPDVEKAMYDDFRKPAVEVLLGEVYTITSEIKFARKNLKNWMKPQRVPTPLGMIGTSNYIKHEPKGNVLIISPWNYPLALAIKPLISAIAAGNVAMLKPSELTPHTSHFLKKMISNLFAEEEIAVFEGDAEVAAELLKLPFNHIFFTGAPTIGKIVMRAAADHLASVTLELGGKSPNIIDETADIKKAAEMTAWSKGLNNGQTCIAVDYVMIHASKKDEFITSYRTALQKMYSEGAEKSDSYARIVNNRHFNRLKGYLDDAIAKGASVVVGGKTLDEQNYVEPTLLTNVSDEMKIMQDEIFGPLLPVLTYQNKEEVIAYVNGKEKPLALYIHSTDSKNIDYFLNNTTAGDTVINDVMIQFGNAELPFGGVNNSGIGKSNGYFGFQEFSNLRGVSKRQFGTMKFLYPPYTANVRKIMDLLVKYF; encoded by the coding sequence ATGGCAGTCGCTGAATCAACCTTAACCCGTGACCTACAACGCGTTTTTGACGCCCAACGTAAAAATGCCGTCAACGTGGCATTAACAAACGCAGATGAGCGTGCCGAAAAACTAAAAGTGTTGTTGGATTACCTCATGGCTCACCTGCCCGACGTAGAGAAAGCGATGTATGATGATTTTCGCAAACCCGCGGTAGAAGTGCTACTGGGAGAGGTGTATACGATTACGTCAGAGATAAAATTTGCCCGCAAAAACCTGAAAAACTGGATGAAACCCCAACGCGTTCCTACGCCGCTGGGCATGATAGGGACTTCCAATTACATCAAACACGAGCCCAAAGGAAATGTGTTGATTATTTCACCCTGGAATTATCCGTTGGCCTTGGCCATCAAACCCCTCATTTCGGCCATTGCGGCGGGTAATGTAGCCATGTTGAAGCCTTCCGAGCTTACGCCCCATACCTCACATTTTCTAAAAAAAATGATCAGCAATTTGTTTGCCGAAGAAGAAATTGCCGTTTTTGAGGGGGATGCCGAAGTAGCCGCCGAGCTGCTAAAACTGCCTTTTAATCATATTTTCTTTACAGGTGCGCCCACAATCGGTAAAATAGTCATGCGAGCCGCCGCCGACCATTTAGCCTCCGTAACGCTGGAGCTGGGAGGAAAATCCCCCAACATCATTGACGAGACCGCCGACATCAAAAAAGCCGCCGAAATGACGGCTTGGAGCAAAGGCCTTAACAATGGTCAAACCTGCATCGCGGTGGATTATGTGATGATTCATGCTTCCAAAAAAGACGAGTTCATCACTTCGTATCGGACAGCGCTCCAAAAAATGTACAGTGAAGGCGCTGAAAAATCAGACAGTTACGCCAGAATTGTCAACAATCGGCACTTCAACCGCCTGAAAGGATATCTGGACGATGCCATCGCTAAAGGGGCGTCGGTGGTGGTAGGTGGAAAAACACTGGACGAGCAAAACTACGTAGAGCCAACCTTGCTCACCAACGTCAGCGACGAAATGAAAATCATGCAGGACGAAATTTTTGGCCCGCTGTTGCCCGTATTGACTTATCAAAACAAAGAAGAGGTAATCGCGTACGTGAATGGCAAAGAAAAACCGCTTGCGCTCTACATTCACAGTACGGATTCGAAAAACATTGACTATTTCCTGAACAACACCACGGCGGGAGATACGGTCATCAATGACGTGATGATTCAGTTCGGCAACGCGGAGTTGCCCTTCGGCGGGGTCAACAACAGTGGCATTGGGAAGTCAAACGGGTATTTTGGTTTTCAGGAGTTCAGCAACCTGCGCGGCGTGTCCAAGCGGCAATTTGGTACCATGAAATTTCTTTACCCGCCTTACACAGCCAATGTTAGGAAAATCATGGATTTATTGGTGAAGTATTTTTAG
- a CDS encoding S1 family peptidase produces MFVEAIERVSEFTRPIHIITRLYHQSDILPGAATMFFVNENGYAVTCRHVAEIIVNAAAIQQNYTLFAAELRKYQRDPQLRLHQKRLEQKHGMALGTIITQKMDFINCFDSLTHIDVTYHQKYDLALLRFRTDGKSYYGRPAEFLSDDQTVKPGKILCRLGYPFSEFNNFRYNADLDDIEWTGAAPHVTPAFPIDGIVTRFIGDETGQAYAIEMSTPGLVGQSGGPMFDSEGVVYGMQQSTRHLHLGFDMVNRDVWIGTQRAKVSNHPFLHVGVCISGTIIKDFLRQHGVKFYQKK; encoded by the coding sequence ATGTTTGTCGAAGCCATTGAGCGCGTCAGCGAGTTTACCAGACCTATTCACATCATTACCCGGTTATACCACCAATCCGACATACTGCCCGGGGCCGCGACCATGTTTTTTGTCAACGAAAACGGCTATGCCGTTACGTGCCGACACGTGGCCGAGATTATTGTCAATGCCGCGGCGATTCAACAAAATTATACGCTGTTTGCGGCCGAATTGCGCAAGTATCAGCGCGACCCTCAGTTACGCCTGCACCAAAAGCGACTTGAACAAAAGCATGGCATGGCTTTGGGAACGATTATTACCCAAAAAATGGACTTTATCAATTGCTTTGACAGTCTGACGCATATTGACGTAACGTATCACCAAAAATACGACTTGGCCCTATTGCGTTTTCGCACCGACGGTAAGTCTTACTACGGCCGGCCTGCCGAATTTCTGTCGGATGACCAGACGGTAAAACCAGGCAAAATACTTTGTCGTTTGGGGTATCCATTTTCAGAATTTAACAATTTTCGATACAACGCCGACCTTGATGATATTGAGTGGACGGGTGCGGCACCGCACGTGACGCCCGCCTTTCCTATCGACGGGATTGTGACTCGCTTCATCGGCGACGAGACGGGCCAAGCCTACGCCATTGAGATGAGTACGCCTGGATTGGTGGGCCAGAGTGGCGGGCCCATGTTTGACTCGGAAGGAGTGGTGTACGGAATGCAACAATCAACGCGGCATCTTCATTTGGGCTTTGACATGGTCAACCGCGACGTATGGATTGGTACGCAACGCGCCAAAGTGTCCAACCACCCTTTTCTGCACGTAGGGGTGTGCATTAGCGGAACCATCATTAAGGATTTCCTGCGTCAGCACGGAGTGAAGTTTTACCAGAAAAAATAA
- a CDS encoding helix-turn-helix transcriptional regulator yields MSIVSDNMKYLRKLHGMTQDQFARRLGIKRASVGAYEEQRANPNIDVLKLMSKLFNVSVDDLLKKDLRKIRETPNLLPIDKPAVAPLVTEPKVGIEPQTLSSIFEQYYTPPAAAPRPQSIPAPPSVPVASVIEPPKPVAPVQPPSPTYQPPAFNNQYDNSNGATMVQMPTAEYEKTSPQLIPYVRQSQWKEYIEKHNNSDFIKRLPVFQWPLLPNGAYRAFEAGDDFTYPNAFLIGQFIGNWYDIADGKTYLLVARNLGVVCRRVYNQVKIKGTLLLSSDKNTIPTFEVPLKDVLEVWEIKAFFSTVLPEPTVSLDHLRHLVNQMQEELNQIKK; encoded by the coding sequence ATGAGTATTGTCAGTGATAATATGAAATACCTGCGCAAACTACACGGAATGACGCAGGATCAGTTTGCCCGTCGTTTGGGCATTAAGCGTGCTTCGGTAGGCGCTTATGAGGAGCAGCGCGCCAATCCTAACATTGATGTGTTGAAGTTAATGTCAAAACTTTTCAATGTGTCGGTGGACGATTTGCTAAAAAAAGACCTGCGCAAAATCCGTGAAACGCCCAATTTGCTCCCGATAGACAAGCCCGCCGTCGCCCCACTCGTGACCGAGCCTAAAGTGGGAATAGAACCGCAGACGTTATCTAGCATTTTTGAACAATACTATACACCTCCTGCCGCCGCTCCTCGTCCACAATCCATTCCTGCGCCGCCGTCTGTGCCAGTTGCATCTGTAATTGAGCCGCCCAAACCAGTTGCTCCAGTTCAGCCGCCGTCTCCCACGTATCAGCCGCCTGCTTTTAATAACCAATACGACAACAGCAACGGGGCTACGATGGTACAAATGCCAACGGCCGAGTACGAAAAAACATCGCCTCAGCTGATTCCTTACGTGCGCCAAAGTCAGTGGAAAGAGTACATCGAAAAGCACAACAATAGCGATTTTATCAAACGTTTGCCCGTTTTTCAGTGGCCACTCTTGCCAAACGGCGCATACCGGGCGTTTGAAGCTGGAGATGATTTTACGTACCCCAACGCATTTTTAATTGGGCAATTTATCGGCAATTGGTACGACATTGCCGACGGTAAAACCTATTTATTGGTGGCCCGAAATCTGGGCGTAGTGTGTCGTAGGGTCTATAATCAGGTCAAAATCAAAGGGACGCTCTTGCTCAGTTCCGACAAAAATACCATTCCAACCTTTGAAGTGCCTCTAAAGGATGTGTTGGAAGTGTGGGAAATTAAAGCGTTTTTCAGTACGGTTTTGCCCGAGCCTACCGTATCTTTGGACCATCTTAGGCATCTGGTCAACCAAATGCAAGAAGAATTAAATCAAATTAAAAAGTAA
- a CDS encoding efflux RND transporter periplasmic adaptor subunit, translating to MRKPFVCLTIVGMSMMACSTPDQGTQTTREKFQVTQPVAIDTVYNQDYVSDIHSIKNVEIRARVKGYIESIHVDEGKSVRKGQVLFRISNQEYKGALLHATAGLKSAIAEAKTAELDLQNVKKLVDKNVVSKTELDMAKAKLDALLARVEEAESEEQSARLKLSYSEIKAPFDGIIDRIPNKIGSLIDEGTLLTTISDNNEVYAYFNVSEKEYLEFASGNKEETNRNEVSLILANNEEHSHKGYVETIEGEFDNATGSIAFRARFANPERILKHGSSGKIRILKKVNQALVIPQKSTFEIQDKVYVYVLDGQNKVQMRSFVPKLRIPHLYILESGLSKNDKIIYEGIQDMKVGMQVDPQMVPLRQIIAQLEQQ from the coding sequence ATGAGGAAACCATTCGTATGTTTAACGATTGTGGGTATGTCTATGATGGCATGTTCCACGCCCGACCAAGGAACCCAAACCACTCGCGAAAAATTTCAAGTTACCCAACCCGTGGCGATTGATACGGTGTATAATCAGGATTATGTATCTGATATACACTCCATAAAAAACGTTGAAATCCGCGCCCGGGTCAAAGGATACATCGAAAGTATTCACGTCGACGAAGGTAAAAGTGTCAGAAAAGGGCAAGTGCTCTTTCGCATCAGCAACCAAGAATATAAAGGCGCGCTTTTGCACGCAACGGCGGGCTTGAAAAGCGCCATTGCCGAAGCAAAAACGGCCGAACTAGACCTGCAAAACGTCAAAAAGCTGGTCGATAAAAATGTAGTTTCCAAAACCGAGTTAGACATGGCCAAGGCCAAGTTGGATGCGCTCTTGGCCCGCGTAGAAGAAGCCGAATCAGAAGAGCAAAGCGCCCGACTTAAACTATCTTATTCGGAAATAAAAGCGCCCTTTGACGGCATCATTGACCGTATCCCCAACAAAATAGGCAGCTTGATTGACGAAGGCACGCTGTTGACTACCATTTCAGACAACAACGAAGTCTATGCCTACTTCAACGTGTCGGAAAAAGAATACCTAGAATTTGCCTCTGGCAACAAAGAGGAAACGAACCGTAATGAAGTATCGCTCATTTTGGCCAACAACGAAGAACATTCGCACAAAGGATACGTCGAAACCATCGAAGGAGAATTTGACAACGCCACGGGTAGCATTGCATTCCGGGCGCGTTTTGCCAATCCAGAGCGTATCCTCAAGCACGGTTCCAGCGGCAAAATTCGCATTTTGAAAAAAGTCAATCAAGCCTTAGTGATTCCCCAAAAATCTACGTTCGAAATTCAGGATAAAGTCTACGTGTATGTGCTTGACGGTCAGAACAAAGTGCAAATGCGTAGTTTTGTTCCGAAGTTGCGCATTCCGCACTTATACATCCTCGAATCGGGCTTGAGCAAGAATGATAAAATCATTTATGAAGGTATTCAGGATATGAAAGTAGGGATGCAGGTTGATCCACAAATGGTTCCTTTAAGGCAGATTATCGCGCAATTGGAACAGCAATAA
- the pckA gene encoding phosphoenolpyruvate carboxykinase (ATP), translating to MNALMDNAEVKKDMVQNLLGLGQVKKFNFNLPPAALVEHAILNGEGVLADTGALMVDTGKFTGRSPNDRYIVSDDKTLQAVWWSDINIPFDAQKFDALHRKMLDYLEDKTVYVRQAHACDHDNYRLGITVVNTWAWHNLFCYNLFMRPEEQALLSPNTDFTIINIPEFQADPLTDGTRSENFAILNLSKNIILIGGTGYAGEMKKGIFSVLNFKLPHERGVLSMHCSANVGKEGDTAIFFGLSGTGKTTLSADPNRSLIGDDEHGWADETVFNFEGGCYAKVVDLTREKEPEIYDAIRFGTIVENTRFVEGQRTINYADRSVTQNTRTAYPIHYIPNIMRPSRGDAPQNIFFLAADAFGVLPPISRLTAGQAMYHFISGYTAKVAGTEMGVKEPQATFSACFGAAFLPLHPTRYADLLGKKINQHQVNVWLINTGWSGGGYGVGSRMKLSYTRAMITAALNGDLDQVSYTKHPIFGIEMPDSCPNVPSELLHPRNTWEDPEAYDHMALHLAGLFRDNFSRYQDFASPQILAGGPIG from the coding sequence ATGAATGCTTTAATGGACAATGCCGAAGTCAAAAAAGACATGGTACAAAACCTGTTAGGACTGGGACAGGTTAAAAAATTCAATTTTAATTTACCCCCCGCGGCGTTGGTTGAACACGCCATTCTCAACGGCGAAGGCGTGTTGGCCGATACTGGCGCGCTGATGGTTGATACTGGAAAATTTACGGGCCGTTCTCCAAACGACCGCTACATTGTTAGTGATGATAAAACCCTTCAAGCCGTTTGGTGGAGTGACATAAACATTCCTTTTGATGCCCAAAAATTTGACGCACTGCACCGCAAAATGTTGGATTATTTGGAGGATAAGACCGTGTATGTACGTCAGGCTCATGCCTGCGACCATGATAACTACCGCCTCGGTATCACGGTCGTAAATACGTGGGCTTGGCATAACCTGTTTTGTTACAACCTGTTTATGCGCCCCGAAGAGCAGGCGCTGCTAAGCCCAAACACTGATTTTACCATTATCAATATTCCTGAATTTCAGGCCGACCCACTCACGGACGGTACCCGCAGCGAAAATTTTGCCATTCTAAATCTCAGCAAAAACATCATTCTGATTGGCGGAACGGGCTACGCGGGCGAAATGAAAAAAGGGATTTTTTCGGTACTCAACTTCAAACTACCTCACGAACGCGGAGTGCTTTCGATGCACTGCTCGGCCAACGTGGGCAAGGAAGGTGATACGGCAATTTTTTTCGGGCTGTCGGGGACGGGAAAAACGACCCTCTCAGCCGACCCGAATCGCTCCCTCATTGGCGACGATGAGCACGGTTGGGCCGACGAAACTGTGTTTAATTTTGAAGGAGGATGCTACGCCAAAGTGGTTGACCTCACCCGCGAAAAAGAACCCGAAATCTACGACGCCATTCGCTTCGGAACGATTGTTGAAAACACCCGTTTTGTAGAAGGTCAGCGTACCATCAACTATGCTGACCGGTCGGTGACGCAAAATACCCGGACGGCGTATCCCATCCATTACATTCCCAACATCATGCGTCCTTCGCGCGGTGATGCTCCCCAAAATATTTTCTTCTTGGCGGCGGATGCCTTCGGCGTTTTACCTCCGATTTCCCGATTGACGGCTGGACAGGCCATGTACCATTTTATTTCGGGCTATACGGCCAAAGTAGCAGGCACCGAAATGGGCGTAAAAGAGCCTCAGGCTACGTTTTCGGCCTGCTTTGGGGCCGCGTTTTTGCCGTTACATCCTACGCGGTACGCAGATTTGTTGGGCAAAAAAATCAACCAACACCAAGTGAACGTGTGGCTGATTAACACTGGCTGGTCGGGGGGAGGATACGGCGTGGGCAGTCGGATGAAACTGTCTTACACCCGAGCCATGATTACGGCGGCCCTCAACGGTGATTTAGACCAAGTGAGTTATACAAAACATCCGATTTTCGGCATCGAAATGCCCGATTCGTGCCCGAATGTGCCAAGTGAGCTGTTGCATCCGCGCAATACGTGGGAAGACCCCGAAGCTTATGACCACATGGCGTTGCATTTAGCGGGTTTGTTCAGGGATAATTTTAGTAGATACCAAGATTTTGCCAGTCCGCAGATTTTGGCTGGTGGGCCGATTGGCTAA
- a CDS encoding SDR family oxidoreductase, with the protein MSKVILITGASTGIGRATAEYLTQLGHRVYGTSRKPFTEIVPFQTLLLDVNDETSIQAAIAQLLQREQRLDVLINNAGLGIIGALEETPDTLIEQVFNTNVYGLLRMCRAALPVMRLQGNGLIINVASIAGRMGLPFRGIYSASKAAVEILTETLNIELKPFGIRACSILPGDVRTNINAARLVAMPSPASPYRSFVETMNTIVNDEVSKAEDPLYIAKIIEQAINSSSPKIHYIAGPFLQRFSLWLKRFLPSRFFEYLLRGNYGLK; encoded by the coding sequence ATGTCCAAAGTTATTTTAATTACGGGTGCTTCTACCGGAATTGGCCGCGCAACGGCTGAATATTTAACGCAGTTAGGGCATCGCGTGTACGGCACCAGCCGAAAACCTTTTACCGAAATCGTTCCATTTCAAACCCTACTGCTGGATGTGAATGACGAGACTTCCATTCAGGCGGCCATCGCCCAACTACTCCAACGTGAACAGCGCCTCGACGTGCTCATCAACAACGCAGGGCTGGGAATCATCGGCGCGTTGGAGGAAACCCCCGATACGCTCATTGAGCAGGTGTTTAATACCAATGTTTATGGACTGCTCCGGATGTGCCGCGCGGCGCTTCCCGTTATGAGGCTCCAAGGCAACGGACTGATTATCAATGTAGCATCTATCGCGGGACGGATGGGCTTACCCTTTCGGGGTATTTACAGCGCCAGCAAAGCCGCCGTTGAAATCCTGACCGAAACGCTGAATATCGAATTGAAACCCTTTGGCATTCGGGCGTGTAGTATTTTGCCGGGCGACGTCCGTACAAACATCAATGCCGCTCGCTTGGTGGCCATGCCTTCGCCAGCGTCACCTTATCGTTCCTTCGTCGAAACCATGAATACTATTGTTAACGACGAAGTGAGCAAAGCCGAAGACCCACTTTACATCGCCAAAATCATTGAGCAGGCCATCAATAGTTCTTCGCCCAAAATTCACTACATCGCAGGGCCATTTTTGCAGCGGTTTTCACTTTGGCTCAAACGCTTTCTGCCGAGCCGATTCTTTGAATACCTGCTCCGAGGAAATTATGGCTTAAAATAA
- a CDS encoding tetratricopeptide repeat protein has product MTLKRLFLGLFLLVLTSALPALAMEVDSTDTNFPVPLKPTAGVAIIPRRSPASLPIKAPKMTDKRFRQLNNAGIQQAYQLKLQTSQSLFLQAQEHSSANDTLLYNLSLTTGLLKNYNDALEIMTQTGVGRRYLHNKGVWEAQKGEFNKSLATWALAQPTDTLLFNMALAEYRLHNLSGAQEHTKRIGFAKAAEFHELYANIAFRLGDYKNAEKLYEKAEKFTLKTGRNATGPRLLVQRGNTHLAQHEYEQAEVLYREYLDLKDPYYRFAAHLGLGHALYRQRKYQLAVLEYDAACRHNEASAEAWLSLGNAYVGTNGQRQAQKAFERALDLDSTQKSAWLGLGMVNYRLRNFGEAVCCFDQAGEILNVKNRNHADFFAARAFCRLYTEQSKLAKDDVQTAVRLAGNGLLPCLAMSEYLRIEGYFLSSLKWLERAIQANDEASVRMLVNRGNIYLKCRQYDDAMDDFSQAHRMDPSNVNASNGLAISLLNKDEIDRAKVLYDSLLRQRRLALLYNNRGIVQSYMSLRERHERNHKDEAKFSTLSMQDFDKALEVDSTKRPYYVNIGNVYKNRNEETPAIENYQRYLSPNAISNMGVLFAKEARRDFSGHYLDIAISYDTANVIYLYNRAKLYHDYFKDVFVRRADLKQAFKLMPTNDISLKYSPDGFVTIFLFDYDFETYHFPGDPLFDVQAQPLDDFAFLPSIDFIPMDGGGDVFKKGKGGHLVTKNQLRFRPASRRSRGKTSCPKM; this is encoded by the coding sequence ATGACTCTAAAAAGGCTTTTTTTGGGCTTGTTTCTGTTGGTATTGACTTCGGCATTACCTGCATTGGCAATGGAAGTTGACTCAACCGACACAAATTTTCCTGTACCTTTAAAGCCAACCGCTGGAGTCGCAATTATTCCTCGCCGTAGCCCCGCATCTCTGCCCATCAAAGCGCCTAAAATGACGGATAAACGTTTCCGTCAACTCAATAATGCGGGTATTCAACAGGCTTATCAACTTAAACTTCAGACGTCCCAATCGCTCTTCTTGCAAGCGCAAGAACATTCTTCTGCCAACGATACCTTATTGTACAATCTCTCACTTACAACGGGTTTGCTCAAAAACTACAATGATGCCTTAGAAATCATGACACAAACGGGCGTTGGACGGCGGTATTTACACAACAAAGGGGTCTGGGAAGCGCAAAAAGGAGAATTCAATAAAAGCTTGGCGACTTGGGCGTTGGCCCAACCAACCGATACGCTATTGTTTAATATGGCCTTGGCCGAGTACCGTCTTCATAATCTATCGGGAGCGCAGGAGCACACCAAACGCATTGGATTTGCCAAAGCCGCCGAATTCCACGAACTGTACGCCAACATTGCTTTTCGGTTGGGTGATTACAAAAATGCCGAGAAACTTTACGAAAAAGCCGAGAAATTCACCCTCAAAACAGGCAGAAATGCTACAGGGCCGAGGCTGTTGGTTCAACGCGGGAACACCCACCTTGCCCAGCACGAATATGAGCAGGCGGAGGTATTGTACCGCGAATATTTAGACTTAAAAGACCCTTATTATCGTTTTGCAGCCCATTTGGGGCTCGGCCACGCGCTGTATCGACAGCGAAAATACCAACTTGCCGTGTTGGAATACGATGCCGCCTGTCGCCACAATGAAGCATCGGCCGAAGCGTGGTTGAGCCTCGGCAATGCGTATGTAGGCACCAATGGCCAACGGCAGGCCCAGAAGGCTTTTGAACGCGCCCTCGACTTGGACTCCACCCAAAAAAGCGCTTGGCTGGGACTAGGAATGGTCAATTATCGCCTACGAAATTTTGGGGAAGCGGTCTGCTGTTTTGACCAAGCAGGCGAGATTCTGAATGTAAAAAACCGTAACCACGCTGATTTTTTTGCGGCCCGCGCCTTTTGCCGCTTGTACACCGAACAATCAAAACTCGCCAAAGACGATGTGCAAACTGCCGTTCGGCTCGCTGGCAATGGGCTGCTGCCGTGTCTGGCCATGAGCGAATATTTACGCATTGAGGGATATTTTCTTTCTTCCCTAAAATGGCTCGAAAGAGCCATCCAGGCCAATGATGAAGCAAGTGTACGGATGCTCGTAAATCGGGGGAATATTTACCTCAAATGCCGCCAATACGATGACGCGATGGACGACTTTTCGCAGGCGCACCGCATGGACCCGAGCAATGTAAATGCAAGCAACGGCTTGGCCATTTCGCTCCTAAACAAAGATGAAATCGACCGCGCAAAGGTATTGTATGACAGCTTGCTACGGCAACGTAGACTTGCCTTGCTCTACAACAACCGGGGCATTGTTCAGTCGTATATGTCGCTGCGGGAGCGCCATGAACGCAACCACAAAGATGAGGCCAAATTTTCAACACTGTCGATGCAAGACTTTGATAAAGCACTGGAAGTTGATTCCACCAAAAGACCGTACTATGTCAATATCGGTAATGTGTATAAAAATCGGAATGAAGAAACCCCCGCCATTGAGAATTATCAACGCTACCTGAGCCCCAACGCCATCAGTAACATGGGCGTGCTGTTTGCAAAAGAAGCTCGCCGGGATTTTTCAGGGCATTACCTCGACATTGCCATTAGTTACGACACCGCCAACGTCATTTATCTCTACAACCGCGCCAAACTGTACCACGACTACTTCAAGGATGTGTTTGTGCGTCGCGCTGATTTGAAACAGGCCTTTAAGCTCATGCCCACCAACGACATCAGCCTCAAATACAGCCCCGACGGATTTGTGACGATTTTTCTGTTTGATTACGATTTTGAAACCTACCATTTCCCAGGCGACCCGCTTTTTGACGTACAGGCGCAGCCCCTTGATGATTTTGCGTTTTTGCCCTCTATAGATTTTATCCCGATGGACGGCGGTGGAGATGTCTTTAAAAAAGGAAAAGGAGGTCATTTAGTTACGAAGAACCAACTGCGCTTTCGGCCCGCTTCGCGCAGGAGCCGAGGAAAGACAAGCTGCCCAAAGATGTAG